One stretch of Callospermophilus lateralis isolate mCalLat2 chromosome 11, mCalLat2.hap1, whole genome shotgun sequence DNA includes these proteins:
- the Aanat gene encoding serotonin N-acetyltransferase — translation MSMQRIYHLKPEALSLPPGASESPSCQRRHTLPASEFRCLTLEDAVSVFEIEREAFISVSGICPLYLEEIQHFLTLCPELSLGWFEEGRLVAFIIGSLWDEERLTQESLRLHRPGGRIAHLHVLAVHHTFRQQGKGSILLWRYLHHLGRQRAVRRAVLMCEEALVPFYEKFGFRAVGPCAITVGSLTFTELQCSLRGQAFLRRNSGC, via the exons ATGTCCATGCAGCGCATCTACCACCTGAAACCTGAGGCCCTGAGCCTGCCACCTGGGGCCTCAGAGTCCCCAAGCTGCCAGCGGCGACACACACTCCCGGCGAGCGAGTTCCGCTGCCTCACGCTGGAGGACGCAGTCAGTGTGTTTGAGATTGAGCGCGAAG CCTTTATCTCTGTCTCGGGCATCTGCCCCCTGTACCTGGAAGAGATCCAGCACTTCCTGACCCTGTGTCCAGAGCTGTCCCTGGGCTGGTTTGAAGAGGGCCGCCTTGTGGCCTTCATCATCGGCTCACTTTGGGACGAGGAAAGACTCACTCAG GAGTCGCTGAGGCTGCACAGGCCTGGGGGGCGTATAGCCCACCTGCACGTGCTGGCCGTGCACCACACCTTCCGGCAGCAGGGCAAGGGCTCCATCCTGCTGTGGCGCTACCTGCACCACCTGGGCCGTCAACGGGCAGTGCGCAGGGCCGTGCTCATGTGCGAGGAGGCCCTGGTGCCCTTCTACGAGAAGTTTGGCTTCCGGGCCGTGGGCCCGTGCGCCATCACGGTGGGCTCCCTCACCTTCACGGAGCTGCAgtgctccctgcggggccaggccTTCCTGCGCAGGAACAGCGGCTGCTGA
- the Rhbdf2 gene encoding inactive rhomboid protein 2 isoform X1 — protein MASGDKNGGDLSSASGSRLQSRKPPNLSITIPPPEAQAPSEQDSMLPERPKNPAYLKSVSLQEPRGRWQDSTEKRPGFRRQASLSQSIRKGTAQWFGVSGDWEGKRQHWQRRSLHHCSVRYGRLKASCQRDLELPSQEVPSFQGTESPKPCKMPKIVDPLARGRAFRHPDEVDRPHAPHPPLTPGVLSLTSFTSVRSGHSHLPRRKRVSVAHMGFQAAAALLKGRSVLDATGQRLRVIKRSFAYPSFMEEDAVDGADTFDSSFFSKEEMSSMPDDVFESPPLSASYFRGIPQSASPVTPDGVQIPLKECGRAPVTATRRGKRIASTVKHFAFDRKKRHYGLGVVGTWLNRSYRRSISSTVQRQLESFDSHRPYFTYWLTFVHIIITLLVICTYGIAPVGFAQHVTTQLVLRNKGVYESVKYIQQENFWVGPSSIDLIHLGAKFSPCIRKDRQIEQLVLRERDLERDSGCCVQNDHSGCIQTQRKDCSETLATFFKWQDDTGPPMDKSDLGQKRTSGAVCHQDPRTCEEPASSGAHIWPDDITLWPICTEQARSNHTGFLHIDCQIKGRPCCIGTKGSCEITTREYCEFMHGYFHEEATLCSQVHCLDKVCGLLPFLNPEVPDQFYRLWLSLFLHAGVVHCLVSVIFQMTILRDLEKLAGWHRISIIFILSGITGNLASAIFLPYRAEVGPAGSQFGLLACLFVELFQSWQLLERPWKAFLNLSAIVLFLFVCGLLPWIDNIAHIFGFLSGMLLAFAFLPYITFGTSDKYRKRALILVSLLVFAGLFASLVLWLYIYPINWPWIEHLTCFPFTSRFCEKYELDQVLH, from the exons AGGCCCAAGAACCCAGCCTACTTGAAGAGCGTCAGCCTTCAGGAGCCCCGGGGACGATGGCAGGACAGCACGGAGAAGCGCCCTGGCTTCCGCCGCCAGGCCTCCCTGTCCCAGAGCATCCGCAA GGGCACGGCCCAGTGGTTCGGGGTCAGTGGCGACTGGGAGGGCAAGCGGCAGCACTGGCAGCGCCGCAGCCTGCACCACTGCAGCGTGCGCTACGGCCGGCTCAAGGCCTCATGCCAGAGGGACCTGGAGCTCCCCAGCCAGGAGGTGCCATCCTTCCAGGGCACCGAGTCACCAAAACCCTGCAAGATGCCCAAG ATTGTGGACCCGCTAGCCCGGGGCCGGGCCTTCCGCCACCCTGATGAGGTAGACCGGCCCCACGCGCCCCACCCACCACTGACCCCGGGAGTCCTGTCCCTCACCTCCTTCACCAGCGTGCGCTCTGGCCACTCCCACCTGCCCCGCCGCAAGAGGGTGTCTGTGGCCCACATGGGCTTCCAGGCTGCTGCGGCCCTCCTCAAG GGGCGCTCGGTGCTGGATGCCACTGGACAGCGGTTGCGTGTGATCAAACGCAGCTTTGCCTACCCCAGCTTCATGGAGGAAGACGCAGTCGATGGGGCAGACACCTTCGACTCCTCCTTTTTTAGTAAG GAAGAAATGAGCTCCATGCCCGAtgatgtgtttgagtctcccccaCTCTCTGCCAGCTACTTCCGAGGAATCCCACAGTCAGCCTCCCCGGTCACCCCCGATGGGGTGCAGATCCCTCT GAAGGAGTGTGGCCGAGCCCCAGTCACGGCCACCAGGCGCGGTAAGCGCATCGCCTCCACAGTGAAGCACTTTGCCTTCGACCGGAAGAAGCGGCACTACGGCCTGGGCGTGGTGGGCACCTGGCTCAACCGCAGCTATCGCCGCAGTATCAGCAGCACCGTGCAGCGGCAGCTGGAGAGCTTCGACAGCCACCG GCCCTACTTCACCTACTGGCTGACCTTCGTCCACATCATCATCACGCTGCTGGTGATTTGCACCTACGGCATTGCGCCCGTGGGCTTTGCCCAACACGTCACCACCCAGCTG GTGCTGAGGAACAAAGGTGTGTACGAGAGCGTGAAATACATCCAGCAGGAGAACTTCTGGGTCGGGCCCAGCTCG ATTGACCTGATTCACCTGGGAGCCAAGTTCTCGCCCTGCATCCGGAAGGACCGGCAGATCGAGCAGCTGGTGCTGCGGGAGCGAGACCTGGAGCGGGACTCGGGCTGCTGTGTCCAGAATGACCATTCGGGCTGCATCCAGACCCAGAGGAAGGACTGCTCG GAGACTTTGGCCACTTTTTTCAAGTGGCAGGATGATACTGGGCCCCCCATGGACAAGTCTGATCTGGGCCAGAAACGGACGTCAGGAGCCGTATGCCACCAGGACCCCAG GACCTGTGAGGAGCCAGCCTCCAGTGGTGCCCACATCTGGCCTGATGACATCACCTTGTGGCCA ATCTGCACTGAGCAGGCCAGGAGCAACCACACAGGCTTCCTGCACATAGACTGCCAGATCAAGGGCCGCCCCTGCTGCATCGGCACCAAGGgcag CTGTGAGATCACCACTCGGGAGTACTGTGAGTTCATGCACGGCTATTTTCACGAAGAGGCAACACTCTGTTCCCAG GTGCATTGCTTGGACAAGGTGTGTGGGCTGCTGCCCTTCCTCAACCCTGAGGTCCCAGATCAGTTCTACAGGCTCTGGCTGTCTCTGTTCCTACACGCTGG GGTGGTGCACTGCCTCGTGTCTGTGATCTTCCAAATGACCATCCTGCGGGACCTGGAGAAGCTGGCTGGCTGGCACCGCATCTCCATCATCTTCATCCTCAGCGGCATCACGGGCAACCTCGCCAGCGCCATCTTCCTCCCGTACCGGGCAGAG GTGGGCCCGGCTGGGTCACAGTTCGGCCTCCTCGCCTGCCTCTTCGTGGAGCTCTTCCAGAGCTGGCAGCTGCTAGAGCGGCCCTGGAAGGCCTTCCTCAACCTGTCGGCCATTGTGCTCTTCCTGTTCGTCTGCGGCCTCCTGCCCTGGATCGACAACATCGCCCACATCTTTGGCTTCCTCAGCGGCATGCTGCTGGCCTTTGCCTTCCTGCCCTACATCACCTTCGGCACCAGCGACAAGTACCGCAAGCGGGCGCTCATCCTGGTCTCGCTGCTGGTCTTCGCTGGCCTCTTCGCCTCCCTGGTGCTCTGGCTCTACATCTACCCCATCAACTGGCCCTGGATCGAGCACCTCACCTGCTTCCCCTTCACCAGCCGCTTCTGTGAGAAGTACGAGCTGGACCAGGTGCTGCACTGA
- the Rhbdf2 gene encoding inactive rhomboid protein 2 isoform X2, with protein MGQTPSTPPFLEEMSSMPDDVFESPPLSASYFRGIPQSASPVTPDGVQIPLKECGRAPVTATRRGKRIASTVKHFAFDRKKRHYGLGVVGTWLNRSYRRSISSTVQRQLESFDSHRPYFTYWLTFVHIIITLLVICTYGIAPVGFAQHVTTQLVLRNKGVYESVKYIQQENFWVGPSSIDLIHLGAKFSPCIRKDRQIEQLVLRERDLERDSGCCVQNDHSGCIQTQRKDCSETLATFFKWQDDTGPPMDKSDLGQKRTSGAVCHQDPRTCEEPASSGAHIWPDDITLWPICTEQARSNHTGFLHIDCQIKGRPCCIGTKGSCEITTREYCEFMHGYFHEEATLCSQVHCLDKVCGLLPFLNPEVPDQFYRLWLSLFLHAGVVHCLVSVIFQMTILRDLEKLAGWHRISIIFILSGITGNLASAIFLPYRAEVGPAGSQFGLLACLFVELFQSWQLLERPWKAFLNLSAIVLFLFVCGLLPWIDNIAHIFGFLSGMLLAFAFLPYITFGTSDKYRKRALILVSLLVFAGLFASLVLWLYIYPINWPWIEHLTCFPFTSRFCEKYELDQVLH; from the exons ATGGGGCAGACACCTTCGACTCCTCCTTTTTTA GAAGAAATGAGCTCCATGCCCGAtgatgtgtttgagtctcccccaCTCTCTGCCAGCTACTTCCGAGGAATCCCACAGTCAGCCTCCCCGGTCACCCCCGATGGGGTGCAGATCCCTCT GAAGGAGTGTGGCCGAGCCCCAGTCACGGCCACCAGGCGCGGTAAGCGCATCGCCTCCACAGTGAAGCACTTTGCCTTCGACCGGAAGAAGCGGCACTACGGCCTGGGCGTGGTGGGCACCTGGCTCAACCGCAGCTATCGCCGCAGTATCAGCAGCACCGTGCAGCGGCAGCTGGAGAGCTTCGACAGCCACCG GCCCTACTTCACCTACTGGCTGACCTTCGTCCACATCATCATCACGCTGCTGGTGATTTGCACCTACGGCATTGCGCCCGTGGGCTTTGCCCAACACGTCACCACCCAGCTG GTGCTGAGGAACAAAGGTGTGTACGAGAGCGTGAAATACATCCAGCAGGAGAACTTCTGGGTCGGGCCCAGCTCG ATTGACCTGATTCACCTGGGAGCCAAGTTCTCGCCCTGCATCCGGAAGGACCGGCAGATCGAGCAGCTGGTGCTGCGGGAGCGAGACCTGGAGCGGGACTCGGGCTGCTGTGTCCAGAATGACCATTCGGGCTGCATCCAGACCCAGAGGAAGGACTGCTCG GAGACTTTGGCCACTTTTTTCAAGTGGCAGGATGATACTGGGCCCCCCATGGACAAGTCTGATCTGGGCCAGAAACGGACGTCAGGAGCCGTATGCCACCAGGACCCCAG GACCTGTGAGGAGCCAGCCTCCAGTGGTGCCCACATCTGGCCTGATGACATCACCTTGTGGCCA ATCTGCACTGAGCAGGCCAGGAGCAACCACACAGGCTTCCTGCACATAGACTGCCAGATCAAGGGCCGCCCCTGCTGCATCGGCACCAAGGgcag CTGTGAGATCACCACTCGGGAGTACTGTGAGTTCATGCACGGCTATTTTCACGAAGAGGCAACACTCTGTTCCCAG GTGCATTGCTTGGACAAGGTGTGTGGGCTGCTGCCCTTCCTCAACCCTGAGGTCCCAGATCAGTTCTACAGGCTCTGGCTGTCTCTGTTCCTACACGCTGG GGTGGTGCACTGCCTCGTGTCTGTGATCTTCCAAATGACCATCCTGCGGGACCTGGAGAAGCTGGCTGGCTGGCACCGCATCTCCATCATCTTCATCCTCAGCGGCATCACGGGCAACCTCGCCAGCGCCATCTTCCTCCCGTACCGGGCAGAG GTGGGCCCGGCTGGGTCACAGTTCGGCCTCCTCGCCTGCCTCTTCGTGGAGCTCTTCCAGAGCTGGCAGCTGCTAGAGCGGCCCTGGAAGGCCTTCCTCAACCTGTCGGCCATTGTGCTCTTCCTGTTCGTCTGCGGCCTCCTGCCCTGGATCGACAACATCGCCCACATCTTTGGCTTCCTCAGCGGCATGCTGCTGGCCTTTGCCTTCCTGCCCTACATCACCTTCGGCACCAGCGACAAGTACCGCAAGCGGGCGCTCATCCTGGTCTCGCTGCTGGTCTTCGCTGGCCTCTTCGCCTCCCTGGTGCTCTGGCTCTACATCTACCCCATCAACTGGCCCTGGATCGAGCACCTCACCTGCTTCCCCTTCACCAGCCGCTTCTGTGAGAAGTACGAGCTGGACCAGGTGCTGCACTGA